The genomic window CGAGTCAGGATTGGTGGCCGGCCGACTACGGACACTATGGGCCGTTCTTCATTCGCATGGCATGGCATAGCGCGGGGACCTACCGCGTGGCCGACGGCCGCGGCGGGGCGACGTCGGGCACGCAGCGGTTCGCGCCGCTCAACAGCTGGCCCGACAACGGTAACCTCGACAAGGCCCGTCGGCTGCTCTGGCCGCTCAAGCAGAAGTATGGCAAGTCGCTTTCATGGGCCGACCTGATGATCTTTGCCGGCGATGCGGCGCTTCGGTCGATGGGGCTCGAGTCGTTCGGCTTTGCCGGCGGACGCGAGGACATTTGGGAACCCGAGGAAGACATCTACTGGGGCCCGGAAACCACCTGGCTCGGCGACGAGCGCTACAAGGGCGACCGTGAACTCGACAACCCGCTCGCAGCGGTGCAAATGGGCCTGATCTACGTCAACCCCGAAGGCCCCAACGGCAACCCCGACCCGCTCGGCTCGGCCCGTGACATCCGTGAGACCTTTGCTCGCATGGCGATGAACGACGAGGAGACCGTCGCGCTCGTTGCCGGCGGCCACACGTTCGGCAAAGCTCACGGTGCCGGCGATGTCGAGAAACATGTGGGCCGTGAGCCCGAGGGCGCGCCGATCGAAGAGATGGGCCTGGGCTGGAAGAACACGCTCGGTGCCGGCCACGGTGTTCACACGATCACCTCAGGCATCGAAGGCGCCTGGACCCCGACGCCGACCACTTGGGACAACAGCTACTTCGACACGCTCTTCGGCTACGAGTGGGAGCTGACCAAAAGCCCGGCAGGGGCACACCAGTGGCAGCCCAAAGACCCCGCGTCGCAGACCGTGCCGGACGCGCACGACCCGTCCGTGACGCACCGGCCCATGATGACCACCGCCGACATGGCCCTCCGCGTCGATCCGGCGTACGAGACGATCTCGCGGCGGTTCCACGCCAACCCCGACGAGTTCGGCAAGGTGTTCGCGCGGGCGTGGTACAAGCTCACGCACCGGGACATGGGTCCCTACGAGTGCGGGCTTGGTTCGATGCGGCCGGCCGAGCCGGAGCTTTGGCAGGATCCGATCCCCGCGACCGATCATCCGCTGATCAACGACGCGCAGGTCGCCGAGTTGAAAAGGAAGCTACTCGACTCCGGCCTTTCGATCGGCACACTGGTCAAGACCGCGTGGGCGTCGGCGGCGACCTTCCGCGGCTCCGACAAGCGAGGCGGGGCCAATGGCGCACGCCTCCGGCTCGCGCCCATGAAGTTCTGGGCGGTGAACAACCCGACCGAACTGGATCAGACGCTCGACGTGCTCGAGAAAGTTCGTGCCGATTTTGATGCACCGGTGTCGTTGGCGGACGTGATTTTGCTCGGCGGCTGCGCGGCGATCGAGGAGGCGGCACGCAAGGCCGGCCACGACATCACC from Planctomycetota bacterium includes these protein-coding regions:
- the katG gene encoding catalase/peroxidase HPI, which produces MSDAVQRCPVMHGAAKPMSAGSFSNRQWWPNQLNLKMLNQNSPAVDPMGPEFDYATEFEKIDLDVLYDEMVALMTTSQDWWPADYGHYGPFFIRMAWHSAGTYRVADGRGGATSGTQRFAPLNSWPDNGNLDKARRLLWPLKQKYGKSLSWADLMIFAGDAALRSMGLESFGFAGGREDIWEPEEDIYWGPETTWLGDERYKGDRELDNPLAAVQMGLIYVNPEGPNGNPDPLGSARDIRETFARMAMNDEETVALVAGGHTFGKAHGAGDVEKHVGREPEGAPIEEMGLGWKNTLGAGHGVHTITSGIEGAWTPTPTTWDNSYFDTLFGYEWELTKSPAGAHQWQPKDPASQTVPDAHDPSVTHRPMMTTADMALRVDPAYETISRRFHANPDEFGKVFARAWYKLTHRDMGPYECGLGSMRPAEPELWQDPIPATDHPLINDAQVAELKRKLLDSGLSIGTLVKTAWASAATFRGSDKRGGANGARLRLAPMKFWAVNNPTELDQTLDVLEKVRADFDAPVSLADVILLGGCAAIEEAARKAGHDITVPFTPGRGDATADQTDVESVAVLEPKADGFRNYYAPHHNNGSTRPAEELLIDRAQLLTLTAPEMTVLVGGMRVLGANTDGSNHGVLTDKPGTLTNDFFRNLVDIDTVWASSDNGQTFEGRDRADGGAKWIATRVDLVFGSNSQLRALSEVYACDDAGEKFVRDFVAAWNKVMMLDRFDVA